A section of the Agarivorans litoreus genome encodes:
- the aroA gene encoding 3-phosphoshikimate 1-carboxyvinyltransferase: MEQLTLQPISRINGEVNLPGSKSVSNRALLLAALANGETILSNLLDSDDIRHMLNALKKLGVSYQLSDDRSRCSVTGLGRAFNVTQAEELFLGNAGTAMRPLCAALCLSQGEFTLTGEPRMEERPIGALVDALRQVGADVTYLKNENYPPLKIKGTGLAGGKVDIDGSVSSQFLTAFLMAAPYAEQDTEINIVGELVSKPYIDITLKMMAAFGIEVENDNYQRFIVKGQQTYQGAGEFLVEGDASSASYFLAAGAIKGGEVKVTGVGKKSMQGDVLFADVLAAMGADIEWGDDYIIARSGELSAVDMDMNHIPDAAMTIATTALFAKGTTAIRNVYNWRVKETDRLAAMATELKKVGAIVNEGHDFIEVTPPENLNHAEIDTYDDHRMAMCFSLVALSDTPVTINDPKCTSKTFPDYFERLKQLSE; encoded by the coding sequence ATGGAACAATTAACTTTACAGCCTATTTCTCGCATTAATGGTGAAGTAAACCTACCGGGCTCAAAAAGCGTATCTAACCGGGCATTACTACTAGCGGCTTTAGCCAACGGTGAAACAATATTAAGTAACTTGCTGGATAGCGACGATATTCGTCACATGCTAAATGCACTTAAAAAGCTAGGAGTAAGCTACCAACTTTCTGACGATCGTAGTCGTTGTAGCGTTACAGGTTTAGGGCGTGCGTTTAATGTGACTCAAGCTGAGGAGTTATTCTTAGGTAATGCTGGAACGGCAATGCGTCCATTATGCGCTGCGCTATGTTTAAGCCAAGGAGAGTTTACCTTAACCGGTGAACCGCGTATGGAAGAGCGCCCAATAGGCGCCTTAGTTGATGCCTTGCGCCAAGTGGGAGCCGATGTTACTTATTTAAAGAATGAAAACTACCCACCTTTAAAGATTAAAGGCACTGGCTTAGCGGGTGGCAAAGTGGATATCGATGGATCGGTGTCCAGTCAGTTTCTTACAGCGTTTTTAATGGCTGCGCCTTACGCCGAACAAGATACCGAAATTAATATTGTTGGTGAGCTAGTATCAAAACCTTATATCGATATCACCCTTAAAATGATGGCGGCTTTTGGTATTGAGGTTGAAAATGACAACTACCAACGCTTTATCGTTAAAGGCCAGCAAACCTATCAAGGTGCTGGTGAGTTTTTGGTTGAAGGCGACGCATCTTCCGCGTCATATTTTTTGGCAGCTGGCGCGATTAAAGGCGGCGAAGTTAAGGTTACCGGTGTAGGTAAAAAGTCTATGCAGGGTGATGTTTTGTTCGCTGACGTGTTGGCAGCGATGGGGGCAGATATAGAGTGGGGCGATGATTACATTATTGCTCGCAGTGGTGAGTTAAGTGCAGTAGATATGGATATGAACCATATTCCTGACGCAGCGATGACGATTGCTACCACGGCGTTGTTTGCGAAAGGCACTACTGCTATTCGTAATGTGTATAATTGGCGAGTAAAAGAAACTGACCGACTAGCAGCAATGGCAACCGAGCTTAAAAAAGTGGGAGCCATTGTAAACGAAGGACATGATTTTATTGAAGTTACCCCACCTGAAAATTTGAACCACGCAGAGATCGATACTTACGACGATCATCGCATGGCAATGTGTTTTTCTTTGGTCGCCTTGAGCGATACACCAGTGACAATTAACGATCCAAAGTGTACATCTAAAACATTTCCTGATTATTTTGAGCGCTTGAAGCAACTTAGCGAATAA
- a CDS encoding EAL and HDOD domain-containing protein has translation MTLFLGSYFGSSNMFEFINIKALSHSIKYGRNGNWTMNVYTARQAILDRRQRVVAYELLFRDGPENVFPDVDPHEATSKLIIRTQLNEGLSAITQGKPALINFSEESLYSEMIKLLPSKQVVIEILEDMKPSEKLYKRCQSLFHRGYRLAFDDFVYRPEWEPYLKFVRLIKVDIQRTPFDQLEPLFRAIKSRKNIKLLAEKVETQTEYQQAKEMGFNFFQGYYFCQPEMQVAKDIDASYVMISRLFYAATREDVNINEVVRYFERDTALSYKLLRFVNSGSLPIVEDIASIKQAVVYIGNAQLRKLVALLANAMTLSHKPRELVRLSVHRARFCELVAMRKSPSMQETAFLCGLFSLLDAILDKPLYDVLYSLPLDQDIRDALCSEQPSMLRAMLLTIKSYEEGHWYKTERLAAQLRMDYTQVEQLNLQALLWSEQYQSLIGQN, from the coding sequence GTGACTCTTTTTTTAGGTTCGTACTTTGGCTCAAGCAATATGTTTGAGTTTATTAATATAAAGGCACTAAGCCATAGCATAAAGTACGGCAGAAACGGTAACTGGACTATGAATGTTTATACTGCGCGGCAGGCGATCCTAGATCGTCGACAGCGAGTAGTAGCCTACGAGCTACTTTTTCGGGATGGGCCTGAAAATGTCTTTCCTGACGTTGATCCACATGAAGCAACCTCAAAGTTGATTATCCGTACTCAGCTTAACGAAGGTTTGAGCGCTATTACTCAGGGTAAACCCGCATTAATTAACTTCTCTGAAGAAAGTCTTTATTCCGAAATGATTAAATTGCTGCCTAGTAAGCAGGTAGTGATAGAAATTTTAGAAGACATGAAACCGAGTGAAAAGCTATATAAGCGCTGCCAATCGTTGTTTCACCGAGGCTATCGCTTGGCATTTGATGATTTTGTGTATCGACCAGAATGGGAGCCGTACTTAAAGTTTGTTCGGCTGATTAAAGTGGATATACAGCGAACGCCATTTGATCAACTTGAACCACTATTTAGAGCCATAAAGTCGCGCAAAAACATCAAATTATTGGCTGAAAAAGTTGAAACGCAAACAGAGTACCAGCAAGCCAAAGAAATGGGTTTTAATTTCTTTCAAGGTTACTATTTTTGCCAGCCCGAAATGCAGGTGGCGAAGGACATTGATGCTAGCTATGTGATGATCTCTAGATTGTTTTATGCCGCCACCCGAGAAGACGTAAACATTAATGAAGTTGTACGTTATTTTGAGCGTGACACCGCTTTAAGTTATAAGTTGCTGCGCTTTGTTAACTCAGGAAGTCTCCCCATTGTAGAAGACATTGCCTCCATTAAGCAGGCAGTGGTTTATATCGGTAATGCCCAATTACGCAAATTGGTAGCTTTGTTAGCCAATGCCATGACATTAAGCCATAAGCCGCGAGAATTAGTAAGGTTATCGGTTCATCGGGCTAGATTTTGTGAATTGGTGGCCATGCGTAAATCACCAAGTATGCAAGAAACGGCTTTCTTATGTGGTTTGTTTTCCTTACTTGATGCCATTCTAGATAAGCCTTTATATGACGTTTTATACAGCTTACCTTTAGACCAAGATATTCGTGACGCCTTGTGTTCAGAGCAACCCTCAATGCTGCGAGCTATGTTACTGACCATTAAATCCTATGAAGAGGGGCACTGGTATAAAACAGAACGTTTGGCAGCACAATTACGGATGGACTACACCCAAGTAGAGCAGTTAAATCTGCAAGCATTGCTTTGGAGTGAACAATATCAGTCGTTGATTGGGCAAAATTGA